A genomic window from Salinicoccus sp. RF5 includes:
- a CDS encoding YitT family protein, whose translation MIIKNRLERTNFEKVKAGLAPAFTMQTWMNILAVILGAFLFSIGVNLFMIPGNLGDGGVSGLAIIILYAFDISPAISTLVLNGLLLIVGFRFLSRRGMYYTIFAVIMMSVFLGITESWVVQTNEVMLNVIFGGLFLGLGNGLVIRIGATTAGSAILGRIAHKYLDVKIANAVLIFDLMVITLGLTVLTIEQVLLTVVAMYINVKVMDFMIEGMNPKKAITIISKNPEMLGKLINSEIGWGVTMMNGKGFYSREENDILYVVINKSKLTRLKRLIQKYDEEAFVVVNDVNSVLGSSFV comes from the coding sequence ATGATAATCAAAAATAGACTGGAAAGAACAAACTTTGAGAAGGTGAAAGCCGGCCTGGCGCCAGCATTTACAATGCAGACATGGATGAATATCCTGGCTGTCATATTGGGGGCCTTCCTCTTTTCCATCGGTGTGAATCTATTCATGATTCCAGGGAATCTCGGGGACGGAGGCGTATCGGGACTGGCCATCATAATCCTGTATGCGTTTGACATCTCCCCGGCGATCTCCACACTCGTACTGAATGGCCTGCTGCTCATTGTTGGGTTCAGATTCCTCTCAAGACGCGGGATGTACTATACGATATTCGCAGTAATCATGATGTCCGTATTCCTCGGCATTACGGAGTCGTGGGTCGTGCAGACGAACGAAGTGATGCTCAATGTGATATTCGGCGGCCTGTTCCTCGGACTCGGCAACGGGCTCGTCATCCGGATCGGGGCAACCACAGCAGGTTCTGCGATACTCGGCAGGATCGCCCACAAGTATCTGGATGTGAAGATCGCCAATGCCGTATTGATATTCGACCTCATGGTCATCACACTCGGCCTGACGGTACTTACGATCGAACAGGTGCTGCTCACCGTTGTAGCCATGTACATCAACGTGAAGGTCATGGACTTCATGATAGAAGGTATGAATCCGAAGAAGGCCATCACCATCATCTCCAAAAATCCTGAGATGCTCGGCAAGCTGATCAACAGTGAAATCGGCTGGGGCGTCACCATGATGAACGGTAAAGGATTCTACTCCAGGGAAGAGAACGACATCCTTTATGTCGTCATCAATAAATCCAAGTTGACACGCCTCAAGCGTCTGATCCAAAAGTATGATGAAGAAGCATTCGTTGTAGTAAATGATGTGAACAGTGTACTTGGCAGTTCATTTGTATAG
- a CDS encoding SDR family oxidoreductase, whose translation MAKTIMITGAGSGLGKGTALGLAKEGHKVIAAVEIHPQITGLKEAAEEAGVDLEIFKMDITNPDDRERMKRYDYDVFVANAAVNEGGPIWEVPMSALRQLFEVNVFSTLETARIAAEHFVEKRQGKIVFMSSMAGTMASAYKGLYASSKHALEAIAKSLRQEMEEFNVQVATINPGPFDTGFNDRAVEEKWEWFDSEKHHTSVENLKESEQGLDQQYDPQMMIDKMVEVIPKDHHKFRTAYPEDTAENMRKEEQDNWDIEI comes from the coding sequence ATGGCTAAAACCATCATGATTACAGGTGCGGGTTCCGGACTCGGTAAGGGGACGGCGCTCGGATTGGCAAAAGAGGGACATAAGGTCATCGCTGCTGTAGAGATCCATCCGCAGATCACCGGCCTGAAGGAAGCGGCGGAAGAAGCCGGGGTGGATCTTGAAATCTTCAAGATGGACATCACAAACCCGGATGATCGGGAACGGATGAAGCGCTATGACTATGATGTATTCGTCGCGAATGCTGCAGTCAATGAAGGCGGCCCGATATGGGAAGTGCCGATGTCGGCGCTGAGGCAGCTTTTTGAAGTGAACGTCTTCAGTACCCTTGAGACAGCCCGTATCGCAGCAGAGCACTTCGTCGAAAAGCGTCAGGGCAAGATCGTCTTCATGTCATCGATGGCCGGGACGATGGCTTCTGCCTATAAGGGACTCTATGCGTCCTCCAAGCATGCCTTGGAAGCCATCGCCAAATCGCTGAGGCAGGAGATGGAAGAATTCAATGTGCAGGTTGCGACGATCAACCCGGGACCATTCGACACCGGGTTCAATGACCGCGCCGTGGAAGAGAAGTGGGAATGGTTCGACTCGGAAAAGCACCATACTTCTGTTGAAAACCTGAAGGAGAGCGAGCAGGGACTCGACCAGCAGTATGATCCGCAGATGATGATCGACAAGATGGTGGAAGTCATTCCGAAGGACCACCACAAGTTCCGTACCGCATATCCTGAAGATACTGCAGAGAACATGCGCAAGGAAGAACAGGACAACTGGGATATCGAGATATAA